The following nucleotide sequence is from Halobacillus mangrovi.
TCGTATCGGTATTATTTTTTGACATGCCGATTCCGAAAGCTGTTTCTGCTTCCCTGCACGGGATAGCCAATGGACTGTGGCCGATCGGTTACATCGTCATCATGGCTGTCTGGGGTTTTTAATAGAACACTTTTAAGCACCATAGAAGTACTCTACCGGCATACCGACCACAAAAAAGACCGGCCTCCAAGCCGGTCTTTATGCGATTATACTAATTTTCACTCACATGCAGAGTCGTTTCACTCGGTTTCGTTTCCGCCAAAATCCTGCCATGGCGAATTGAATAGCGTACGGCAGCCTGCTTTCTAACCGCTTCGTATTCATCTTCCGCATCAAGAATAATCAGGTTGGCCGGACGTCCAGCTTCAAGACCGTATCCTTCATTCAAGTTCAAAATGCGGGCACTGTTTTCAGTAATGAAATCCATGCCCTGTTTGATTTGATCATATCCCATCAGATGAGAGAGATGAAGCCCCATGTGAAGAACCTGAAGCATGTTGCCGGTTCCGAGCGGATACCATGGATCGAAGATATCATCATGTCCGAAGCCGAGGTTGATGCCCGCTTCATTTAATTCCTTCACTCGCGTTAATCCTCTTCGCTTCGGATAGCTGTCGAATCGTCCCTGAAGATGAATGTTGACGAGCGGGTTTGCGATGATGTGAATGCCCGACATCTTCAAGAGCCGGAACAACTTGGACGTGTAGGCATCATTATAGGAACCCATAGCGGTTGTATGACTCGCCGTGACTTTTTCACCCATCCCTCTTTCTAATGCTTCGGTCGCGACCACTTCGACGAACCGCGACTGTTCATCATCAATTTCATCACAGTGCACATCTACAAATCGATCATATTTCTCAGCGAGGTCAAAAGCGATCTTCAATGATTCGACCCCATACTCGCGGGTGAATTCAAAGTGAGGGATTGCGCCAACGACGTCGGCCCCAAGTTTCAAAGCTTCCTCCAGCAACTCCTTGCCATTCGGGTAGGAGAGGATGCCTTCCTGAGGAAAGGCAACAAGTTGAAGATCAACTTCCTGACTCATTTCTTCCCTTACCTCTATAAGAGCTTTCAAAGCCGTTAGTTCAGGATCCGTCACATCGACATGGGTGCGGACATACTGAATGCCGTTTCCTATTTGCATTTCAAGCGCTTGCTTGGCTCTTTCTTTTACGTCCTCATGGGTGAGCTTGTCTTTTCGCTCTGCCCAGCGCTGTATGCCCTCAAATAGGGTTCCACTTTTGTTCCATTCCGGATCTCCTGCTGTGAGAGTAGTGTCCAGGTGAATATGAGGCTCTACGAAAGGAGGGAGGACGAGCGATCCCTCTGCATCAATATTGGTTGAATCGTCTTCATTTATTTGTTCCTGCGAGATTTCCTGGATGATGCCTTGGTCCATTCGGATGGACCATAGACCTTCCTTGCCTCGCAGTTTAGCTTGTTTAATAATCATGCAACTTCTCCTTCTTTCATCTTGTTAGCTGCGAATTGTTCAGACAACTTAGATGTGATGGTATAAACAAGAATAGAAGTAATCAAGGCATTCACGGGAGCGATGCCAGGTACCCATTGGGCTGCCGCGACGCCTGCCGCCCAGGCAATGATGCCTGTCCATTTTACTTGTTGGAACGACTGCTGGGCGAAAGCAGCTGAATGGTTACGTCTATAAAGATAGTAATCGATTAAGATAATTGCTCCGATCGGAGGTAGAGCAGAGCCGAGCATTGTGAGCCAGCCAACGAAATTGTTATACAGCCACATGGCCGTCAACGTTCCGAGAATACCGTTGAAAATGACTACTTTGTTTTTACTGATTTTCGTAATGCTTGAAAAGCCGAGTCCAGAAGCATAGAGCGCATTATCGTTCGTTGTCCAGATGTTTAAGCCGAGGACCGAAATCGCCGGGATAATCAGACCTTGTGTGAACATGACTTCAGAGATGTCCGCTTTTCCTGTTGCCATCGCTCCAATGGCCCCAAACAAGAACATGAGCGAGTTCCCGATGAAAAAGGCGATGACGGTACTGGTGACGGCCGATTTTTTAGTTTTTGAAAAACGGGTGAAGTCTGGTGTTAATGTGCCAGCGCTGATAAAGGATCCGATGCAGATCGTAAGCGCAGCCGCAAGTCCGAGTTGCTCGGATGGAGCGTGCTGCAGAAGCTGCTCCAAGCCACCCATGCTTTCGGTCGCTTTAAATACAGAAAAGCTGCCTAAAATCGTAATCATGGGTACAGCGATGAAGCTGAGGAGCATCAATGCTTTCATTCCGAAAAAGGCGGTAGCGGTCATCAATATTCCTGCCCCAGCGATTAGCCAGGTCATATCAAGGCCGGTCACTTTTTGAACGGGTAGTGCGAACATGACTACTCCGACGCCAAACCAGCCGACTTGCGTTCCCCCAAGCAGGAAAGAAGCAAGGTAAGAGCCTTTTTCACCGAAAGCATAGCGGCTCAATAAGTGCGTGGAAAGGCCCGTTTTCGCAGAAATATAAGCGAGGGCGCCGGTGTAAGCCCCGAGGATCAGGTTTCCGATTAATACAACCGCCATAAACTGTACAAACGTTAATCCTGCACCAAGCGTACCTCCTGACCACATGCTTGCGGAGAAGAAGGTCAATCCCATCATCACCATAAGCATCTTCCAAAATCCTTGTCGTTCTGACTGAGGCACAGCCGTTAATGCAAAATCGCCTTGTGTTGTTTTCATCTTTCATTCCTCCAGTATCTGTAGTTAGACACCGGTACCGGAGAGCGGGAAAGATCGCGGACAAAAAAAGGCTTCCTGCCGTTTTTGTCCGACAAGAAGCCTCGATTCTTGGTGAGAAAGGTACATCACTTCTCTAAAAGGGTGTACGTTTCCCACTGATCTTTCTCTACGCGCTGTCCTTGTCAGCCTCACGGGACTGAATTAAAGGTACCAGTATGTTGTTGTCGATATTATCACAAAGATCAGGGTGGATTGTCAAAGGTTTTTCTTAGAAGAATTAATCTTCATTGTACTAGAGGTTTAGAGGTATTTATCGTAACGTTAATTCCTTGATCCTCGCATATACTTGGATAAGAAGGGGAGGGAACCGTATGTGGTACCGGGACGATGCACTTACTACCATCCAGCGGTTTTTACCGCCGACAGCCAAGGTTGTTGAATGGGGTGCTGCTCCAAATCGACGGCCGGCAGTCGGCTTGGTAGATTTGGATGGAGATGACTCAGCAGAGATCGTCGGTGTGTATGATTTCAGAGGGGAACATTATCTCACTGTTTTAAAATACTATGAAAGTGACTGGTATGTGGCGGATACAGTTAAAGGAAAGGGATACAATATAACGAGCTTCGGAGCGGCTCCCATCAAGGTTCGGAGCCGAAATAACCTGGTTGTAGGGTGGCAGGTAGGAGCAATCTGGTCAGATCTAAGCATCTATGAATGGACGGAAGACGGGCTGAAGGATCTGGTTGAAGGGAATAAGTATTACAGTATGATTGATGTTGAAGATGTAGAGGGAGCAGAGGGAAGAGACGGTGTGTACGAACTGGCTCTCTGGAAGCACGATACAGGAGATGCGTATAAAGTAGAAGTCTACCGATTCAGAGATAACCAATTTGTTCTCCCGGAAGATGTGTATGCTTACTATTTCAGAAAAGTCGAGGACTACTATCAACGGCTTCTGCAGAAAAAGGATTCGACGACCTACTGGTATTACTTAGCTGATGCCCAGATCAAAACAGGCAAAAGGCAGGAGGCTTTAGCCTCGATCGAGCGCGCGTTAGCCTTCGACTATCCTTACCCGTCAAGAGAAGTATTGATGGCTCTAAAGAGAAACCTGTGTCCATATGAGCCGTTCAAAAATCAGGACGGAATTGATTTTACCGCTTTGACTTACGTCTGTTCAGAAACGGAACGGGATGTAAGGCTCGAGGAAGCGCTAAAAAAAGAATTTCAACTGCCCCCTGGGGAGAAAATCCGATACTTTTACAACAAGATCGACTTGAATAATGATGGAAATCCTGAAGTGTTCGTCTACCTTGTAGGTTCTTATGTCTGTGGTACAGGCGGATGCAGCGGCGCAATATTTAACCAGAAAAACGGGGAATATCAGTTGTTATCACGTTTCTCATTAGTCAGGAATCCTGTGATCATCAGCAGCACGAAAACGAATGGATACAGAGACATCATCTTATATGTCGCTGGTGGTGGAATCGAAAGCTTTTTTGCGCGGCTCAAATTTGATGGGAAGTCTTATCCAATGAACCCATCCGTTCAATCGAAGGTAGAACCGGGTACAAAGGTCGAGGGTGTAGCGATCGCCGCGGATGATTTGGCGAAAAGCCAGGGAATAGTGATTCCGTAGCAGGTTAAAAACTCATTACTATGAATCTTATAGTTTATAAAAGATCAATAGAAAAAGAGGTTGCAAGCGACAACCTCTTTTTACTCTTCTTTATATGTCGATAGAATTTTTCCTAACGTTCTTTCAAGAACCAATATCCCGTCCAGACAATTACTCATAGACGTCCATTCTTCTGGCGTATGACTTTTCCCTTTATGACTAGGGACAAAAATCATGCCAGCTGGAACTTTCTTCCCGACAAGCATCGCGTCGTGCCCGGCACCGCTTGGCATTCTTCGATAGGATAGATTCAAATCTTTCGTTGAGCTTTCAATCAGCTCCGTCATGTGAGCATTCATTCGGACAGGCTGGACGCGGATGCCATTTGAGATCTCCAGAGTTAATTCTCGCTTGTCCGCTATCTTCTGAGCGGTCGCTTTGATTTCCTCGATCAACTCTTCTCTTACCTCTTCCTCTACGTCCCTAATATCGACGGTCACCTCTGTTTTTCCCGGGATGACGTTCGTGCCATTCGGATAGTTGGTGATTTTTCCTACCGTAGCTACGGCGGTCTCACTGAATTTACCAGGAAGCTCTTCGATGGCTGAAATGAACTGGCTTGCGCCGATCAGAGCGTCTTTTCTCATATTCATCGGTGTGTTTCCTGCATGGTCGGCACTTCCGAAGAACGTAAACGTTTCTCTTGCCGGTCCTGCGATTCCATCTACGACACCGATCTGTTGGTTATTTTCCTCCAGCACAATTCCTTGCTCGATATGCAGCTCTAAATAGCCGATTAACTGGTCCATATCCCTTTTTACGCTCTCGAGTTGCTCAGGATGAAGTCCATCGGCTTTCATTGCTTCTGCCATTGAAATCCCTTCGTCGTCATAATAGTGGTGGATGGTATCCTCACTGATTTCCCCGATCATCGCCCGGCTTCCAAATAATCCGTGGTTGAAACGAGAGCCTTCTTCGTCAACAAAAGCTGCGACCTCAATCGACCATTTCGGTATCCCATTTTGATCGACGAAGGCTTCCACGGCTGTGAGGGCTGATAACACCCCTAGCAGGCCGTCAAACATCCCTCCATCTGGGACCGTATCTATATGAGAGCCGATCATTAAGCTTTTGTGATTATTAATGCCTTTGATTTTTCCATACACATTTCCGATAGCGTCTTCGTGGACCGTCATTCCTATTTCTTTCATCCACTCTTTTATACAATTGACAGCTTCTCTGTATTCTTTGGTGTAAGGGAAGCGGCTATTTCCACCGACTTCTGTCACGCCGATGCTGTTTATAGCATTGAAATAGTCTACGAACCGATCCATCGGCAGATGCTGGTGGCGGGGAAGGGAAGTGTATCCCTCTTTCCACGTTTTTACTCGTTCATCCATTCGGACTTCCCTCCTTATTGCTCATTTCTATTAATTTGATAAACATCTGACTCGCCTGGAGCATGGCTTTTTCCTCAATATCAAAATGCGGGTGGTGATGTGGATAGGCTTCTGGATGGCCAGCGCCTGTAAAGAAAAAGACTCCTGGCTTTTGCTGCAAGTAATAAGCGAAGTCCTCGCCACCCATCATCGGGTTCATATCCCGGCAGCGTTCCTCTCCGTACAATTCAGATGCTGCTTGTTGAACGTATTGGGTTTCTTTTTCATGATTGATCAGGGCTGGATAGCCGTCATCATAATCCAGGGTGCATTCCATCCCGTGGGCTTTTCCTACATGACGGACGATTTCATCCATTCGTTCTTTGACGATTGCCTGTACATCAGTAGAAAAGGTGCGGACCGTACCTGTGATCCGCGCCGTATCCGGGATCACATTAAAAGGACCGCCAGATTCAAAAGCGCCAAAAGAGAGAACCGCTGATTCGAGCGGATCAACATTCCGGCTTACCACCTGCTGTAAGCTTTGGACGATGGCTGAACCGCATACGATTGGGTCCCTGGTTTCCTGTGGGAGAGCACCGTGACCGCCTTTCCCATGGATGTGAATATGAAATCGGTCGGAAGCCGCCATCAATGGACCGCTTTTGACGAAAATGCTTCCTTCTGGGAACGTGGACCAGAGGTGAGTGCCGAATATGACATCAACGTCTTCCAAACATCCGGCTTCGACCATTGGTTTCGCTCCACCAGGAGTTTGTTCCTCAGCAAACTGATGAATCAGCACAATGGTGCCTTGTAAGTGCTCCCGGTTCTCGTAAAGCACTTTGGCTGTGTGAAGCAAGATGGAGGTGTGAGCATCGTGACCGCAAGCATGAGACACGCCTGGAACTTTGGATTTATACTCGACGTCCTTTGCATCCTGAATTGGGAGGGCATCAAAATCCGCTCGTAACGCAATCGTTTTTCCAGGAAGGTCCCCATGTATTTTAGCGACAACTCCACGTCCGCCGAACGCTTCTTGTACATCGTCCACTCCGAGGTCACGCAGGAAGGCCGCAATTTTCATAGGTGTTTTTTCCTCCTGGAAGGAAAGCTCCGGGTTTTCGTGGAAATGTCTGCGCCATGCGACCATTTCAGGGTATTCATTTTCTAGCTGCTCGATCATTCCTTCATACATGATGCTCCTCCTCTCTTATTCGAATAGGCTAGGGATCCATAGCGTTAAGCTAGGAATATAAGCGATTAGTAGAATC
It contains:
- a CDS encoding Zn-dependent hydrolase; this encodes MDERVKTWKEGYTSLPRHQHLPMDRFVDYFNAINSIGVTEVGGNSRFPYTKEYREAVNCIKEWMKEIGMTVHEDAIGNVYGKIKGINNHKSLMIGSHIDTVPDGGMFDGLLGVLSALTAVEAFVDQNGIPKWSIEVAAFVDEEGSRFNHGLFGSRAMIGEISEDTIHHYYDDEGISMAEAMKADGLHPEQLESVKRDMDQLIGYLELHIEQGIVLEENNQQIGVVDGIAGPARETFTFFGSADHAGNTPMNMRKDALIGASQFISAIEELPGKFSETAVATVGKITNYPNGTNVIPGKTEVTVDIRDVEEEVREELIEEIKATAQKIADKRELTLEISNGIRVQPVRMNAHMTELIESSTKDLNLSYRRMPSGAGHDAMLVGKKVPAGMIFVPSHKGKSHTPEEWTSMSNCLDGILVLERTLGKILSTYKEE
- the codA gene encoding cytosine deaminase yields the protein MIIKQAKLRGKEGLWSIRMDQGIIQEISQEQINEDDSTNIDAEGSLVLPPFVEPHIHLDTTLTAGDPEWNKSGTLFEGIQRWAERKDKLTHEDVKERAKQALEMQIGNGIQYVRTHVDVTDPELTALKALIEVREEMSQEVDLQLVAFPQEGILSYPNGKELLEEALKLGADVVGAIPHFEFTREYGVESLKIAFDLAEKYDRFVDVHCDEIDDEQSRFVEVVATEALERGMGEKVTASHTTAMGSYNDAYTSKLFRLLKMSGIHIIANPLVNIHLQGRFDSYPKRRGLTRVKELNEAGINLGFGHDDIFDPWYPLGTGNMLQVLHMGLHLSHLMGYDQIKQGMDFITENSARILNLNEGYGLEAGRPANLIILDAEDEYEAVRKQAAVRYSIRHGRILAETKPSETTLHVSEN
- the codB gene encoding cytosine permease — protein: MKTTQGDFALTAVPQSERQGFWKMLMVMMGLTFFSASMWSGGTLGAGLTFVQFMAVVLIGNLILGAYTGALAYISAKTGLSTHLLSRYAFGEKGSYLASFLLGGTQVGWFGVGVVMFALPVQKVTGLDMTWLIAGAGILMTATAFFGMKALMLLSFIAVPMITILGSFSVFKATESMGGLEQLLQHAPSEQLGLAAALTICIGSFISAGTLTPDFTRFSKTKKSAVTSTVIAFFIGNSLMFLFGAIGAMATGKADISEVMFTQGLIIPAISVLGLNIWTTNDNALYASGLGFSSITKISKNKVVIFNGILGTLTAMWLYNNFVGWLTMLGSALPPIGAIILIDYYLYRRNHSAAFAQQSFQQVKWTGIIAWAAGVAAAQWVPGIAPVNALITSILVYTITSKLSEQFAANKMKEGEVA
- a CDS encoding tetratricopeptide repeat protein — translated: MWYRDDALTTIQRFLPPTAKVVEWGAAPNRRPAVGLVDLDGDDSAEIVGVYDFRGEHYLTVLKYYESDWYVADTVKGKGYNITSFGAAPIKVRSRNNLVVGWQVGAIWSDLSIYEWTEDGLKDLVEGNKYYSMIDVEDVEGAEGRDGVYELALWKHDTGDAYKVEVYRFRDNQFVLPEDVYAYYFRKVEDYYQRLLQKKDSTTYWYYLADAQIKTGKRQEALASIERALAFDYPYPSREVLMALKRNLCPYEPFKNQDGIDFTALTYVCSETERDVRLEEALKKEFQLPPGEKIRYFYNKIDLNNDGNPEVFVYLVGSYVCGTGGCSGAIFNQKNGEYQLLSRFSLVRNPVIISSTKTNGYRDIILYVAGGGIESFFARLKFDGKSYPMNPSVQSKVEPGTKVEGVAIAADDLAKSQGIVIP
- a CDS encoding M20 family metallopeptidase; translation: MYEGMIEQLENEYPEMVAWRRHFHENPELSFQEEKTPMKIAAFLRDLGVDDVQEAFGGRGVVAKIHGDLPGKTIALRADFDALPIQDAKDVEYKSKVPGVSHACGHDAHTSILLHTAKVLYENREHLQGTIVLIHQFAEEQTPGGAKPMVEAGCLEDVDVIFGTHLWSTFPEGSIFVKSGPLMAASDRFHIHIHGKGGHGALPQETRDPIVCGSAIVQSLQQVVSRNVDPLESAVLSFGAFESGGPFNVIPDTARITGTVRTFSTDVQAIVKERMDEIVRHVGKAHGMECTLDYDDGYPALINHEKETQYVQQAASELYGEERCRDMNPMMGGEDFAYYLQQKPGVFFFTGAGHPEAYPHHHPHFDIEEKAMLQASQMFIKLIEMSNKEGSPNG